GGCCTGCAGGTCCTCCGGCATCACCAGGTAAAGCCCCTCAGGGGCAAAGACCATCTCCTTGGGGGCGGGGTAGCGGGAAAGGAGGAGGCGCTTCTCCCCGTCCTTTAGGAGGTAGAGGGCCACCTGCCCCTCGGGAAGGAGGCCCTTGCCGTCAAACTTGAAGGGCCAGCCCTCGTAGACCCGGGGGGTTCCGGGTTTGGGCACCTCCTTCAGGGCCAGGAAGGCCACCTCGCCCTGGGGCCCCAGGGCGTAGTCCAGGACCCCGGCCGTCTCCGTGAGCCTTTCCGCCTCGCCCCCCCGGAGGTCTAACCGGAAGAGCTCCTGCACCTCCCCCACCTTGCGCAGGAAGTAGACGTAAGGGGCCTGGTAGCGGGGCTTCTTGGCCTCCTCCTGGGTGAGGAAGCGCAAGGTGCCGTCAAAGAGGGCGAGGCGGGAGCGGTACCGGGGCGGGTCGCCCTCCACGATGTCCGTCAAGAGAAAAAGGGGCAGGCCCTCGGGCCCCGGGATGAGGTCGGAAAGGAAACGAACCTTGTAGAGGAGTTCGGGTTCCATGCTCCCATGATACTGACCGGTCATTCGCTCGCAAGGGGCGTGGGTTTCCGGTAAGCTGGCCCCGTGGACCGGGACGAGCTGGTGCGCTATCTGGATGCCTACCTGCGCCTTGGGGACTTCCCCCAGGACCCCTCCCTAAACGGCCTGCAGGTGGAGGGAAAGCCCGTGGTGACCAAGGTGGGGTCGGCGGTGGACGCGGGGGAGGCCATCTTCAAAAGGGCCCTGGAGGAGGGCGTGGACTTCCTTTTGGTCCACCACGGCCTTTTCTGGGGGAAGCCCTTCCCCATCGTGGGCCACCACAGGAGGCGGATTGAGCTCCTTTTCCGAGGGGGCATAAGCCTCTACGCCGCCCACCTTCCCCTAGACGCCCACCCCGAGGTGGGCAACAACTTCGTCCTGGCCCGGGAGCTGGGGCTCCTGGACCTCATGCCCTGGGACGTGGGGGTAAAGGGGCGGTTTCCCCTGCCCACCCCCCTCCTCCAGGTGGCCGACCGCCTGGGCCAGCTCACGGGGATGCAGCCCCTGGTCCACCAGGGGGGGATGGACCGGGTGGAGACGGCCATCGTCGTGTCGGGCTCGGGCACGGGCCTCCTCCCCAAGGTGTATGCCGACCTCTTCGTCACCGGAGAGCCCAAGCACGCCGCCTTCCACGAGACCTTTGAGCGGGGATTAAACGTCATCTACGCGGGGCACTACGACACGGAGACCTTCGGGGTCAAGGCCCTAGCAAAGCATCTCCAGGAGCGCTTCGGCCTCCCCTGGGTCTTCCTGGACCACCCCACGGGGCTTTAGATGGCGGGCCTCTTCCTGACCCTCGAGGGCCTGGACGGGGCGGGCAAGTCCACCCAGGCCCGCCTCCTCGCCGCCTTCCTAGAGGCGAGGGGCCTAAAGGTGGTCCTCACCCACGAGCCCGGCGGAGGGCTTCCCAAGGTGAGGGAACTCCTTCTGGGGAAGGAGCTCTCCCCAGAGGCGGAGTACCTCCTCCTGAGCGCCGACCGGGCGGAGCACGTGCGCCAGGTGATCCTCCCCAGCCTGGAGGCGGGGGCCTGGGTGGTCTCGGACCGCTATCTGGACTCCAGCCTGGCCTACCAGGGCTTTGGCCGGGGCCTCCCCCTCCCCTGGCTTCTCGCGGTGGCCCGGGAGGCCACTTTGGGCCTTACCCCTCGCCTCACCTTCCTCTTGGACCTCCCCCCGGAGGAGGCCTTGGGGCGGGTGGGGGGGGGCGACCGCCTGGAGCGGGCGGGCCTTCCCTTCTTCAGGAGGGTGCGGGAGGGGTATTTGCGGCTGGCGGAAGGGGAGCCCCACCGCTTCGTGGTCCTGGATGCCAGGCAGGCGGTGGAGGGGGTGGCGCGGGCAATCCAGGCCCACCTCCTGCCCCTTTTGCCATAATGGCCCTATGGGCCTCCCGAACCTAGCCCCCGCGGGGCTGGCCCGCAAAGCCCTGCTCCTTGGCCTGCTGACCCTTGTGGCCCTAGGTCAAGGCCTGACCTTTCCCAGGAGCTCCCTCTACGTGGAGCAGGGGGGCAGGCGCCACCTCCTCAGGGTGGAGGTGGCCGACACCCCCGAGCGCCAAGCCCAGGGCCTCATGTTCCGCACAGCCCTGGCGGAGGACGAGGGCATGGTCTTCCTCTTTCCCTCCCCCACGGCGGGGGGCTTTTGGATGAAGAACACCCTGATCCCCCTCTCCATCGCCTTCTTTGACCGCCAGGGGATGATCCTCCGCATCCTGGACATGGAGCCCTGCCGGGCCGACCCCTGCCCCGTCTACTACCCCGGGGTGGTCTACCAGGGGGCCCTGGAGGTCAACCAGGGCTGGTTCCGCCGCCGGGGCCTCACGGAGGGGGCCCGGGTGGGGGGTGAGGCCCTAAGGTTTTGGCCGAGAGCGTGGAGCGGAGCCCTTTCTTCCCCCTAGCGGCCTTCGTCCTCCTCATCCTTCTTTCCGTCTTCTCCCTGCTGGGCCACCTCCTGGCAGCCCGGCGCCCCATGGGACCGCCTCCCCTCACGGGCATCCTGGTGGAGACGGCGGAAGGTCCCCGCCTCCTCCGGGGCCGCCTGGCCCGCTCCCCCCAGGCCTGGAGCCGGGGCCTGGGGGTGAGGGAGGAGGACCTCGAGGCCCTCCTCCACCTCTTCCCCCAGGCCACGGATGCCCCCTTCAGCGCCGAGGGGTACCGTTTCCCCGTGGTGGTGGCCTTTCTGGACGGGCAGGGATGGGTGCTCCGGGTGGTCCGCTTGGAACCCGGGGAAAGGTTCAGCCCTGGCACCGCCTACCGGGGAGTGCTGGAGGTGCGGGAGAAGATCCTGACCCTTGAGCCTGGGGACCGCGTGGTGGGACCGAAAGCCCCCTAGGCGGGGAACTACTCCTTGGTCCCGCCCTCTTCCGACTTCCCCGTATCCTTTTTCGCGTAGTCCTTCACGTGCCAGCCCGACCCCTTGAAGATGATGGCCGGGGGGGTGATGACCCGCTTGAGGGGTTCCCCTGTTTCCGGATGGGCCTTGAGGGGTTCGTCGTGGAAGCCCTGCTCGAACTCGTAGTAGTTTCCGCTCTCCAAGCCCTTGTACACGTAGACCGGCATACCCTTCCCTCCCTTAGACCAGTCTGACACTTGAGCCACTTGAGTGTCAAGCACCCCGGATGGTACCCTCCCCCCGTGGACAAGCCCGCCCTCAGGCGCTGGGCCCGGGGGGTCTGGCACACCCTGGACCGGGAAGCCCTGGCGGCCCAGGTACTAGGAGCCCTCCTCCCCTGGCTCCGAAAGGGGGGTTTCGGGAATATTCTCCTATACCACCCGCTACCCTGCGAACTGGACCTCACCCCCTTGGTGGAGGGTTACCCCGCCCGCTACTACCTGCCCAAGGTAGGGGGAGAAGGGCTCACCGTCCATCCCTTCGGCCCCTTGGCCCCGGGGCCCTTTGGCCTTCTGGAGCCTACCACGGAGGCGGTGGACCCCAAGGTCCTGGACTTGGTCCTGGTGCCGGGCCTGGCCTTTGACCGGGAGGGTTTCCGCTTGGGCCGCGGCCGGGGCTACTACGACCGCTTCTTGGCCTCGGTGGAGGCGGCGACCCTGGGGGCGGTGCCTCAGGCCCTCCTCCTCCCCCGCCTCCCCCGGGACCCTTGGGACGTACCCGTGGGGTTTCTCGCCACGGAGGAGGGGGTGCACCAGGCCCGGCGCCGGCGCACCCCGTGAACCCCCCTACACATGGCAATGCGGAGAGCCTGGAGCCCCGGGAATCCCCCCAAAGCCCCAAGGGCGCATGGGCCGCCCGGGAGCGGGTTCTCGGGCCGGAGATGGGGGCGGCTACAGAACCGGGAGCTCGGCCACAGTGGCCACCTCCAGGGAAGGGTTGCCCTGCCTGAAGGCGGCGATGCAGGCCACCACCTGCCCCCCGGTCCGGAGGACCATCCTGGCCATAGCCTTCATGGTCTCCCCGCTGGAAACCACATCGGAAACCAGGGTCACCCTCTGGTTGAGGAGCTTCTCGGCAAAGCGCCGGTCCAGCCAGAGCACCTCCCCTACCCCCAGGGTTAGGGTCTCCACCTCCTGGATGATGGGGTCCTCCATGTAGGGGCGGCGGCGCCTCCGGGCCACCACATAGGGGAGGCCCATCTCCTCGGCCAGCACGTGGGTCAGGGGGATGGGGCTGGTTTCGGTGGTGAAGAGGAGCTCGGTCTCCCGGGGCACCAGAGGACTCAGGGCCTGGGCCGCAGCCCGTACCAGCTCAGGGTCGCCCAGGAACTCCACCAGGGGGATGCGCCGCCCGGGAAGGGGCTCGATGAGGGGCACGTGCCGGGTGACGCCACCAATGCTGACAGGGTAGGTTTCCACAATGCCCTCCTACTCTGGCTTGAAAAGGGGCAGGTGGCCCAGGGCGATCACGTCCTGGCGGGGGGTACCCTCGGTGAAAACGGCAAGGACGGCCACCACCTGGCCCCCCACGCTCTCCAAGAGCTCCCGAAGGCCCGCTAGGGTGGAGCCCGTGGAAACCACGTCGTCCACGATGGCCACCTTCCTTCCCCGGACCATGGGCAGATCCGCCCCGTCCAACACCAAAAGCTGGGGCCTGCCCGTGGTGATGGAGAGCACCTGGCGGCTTATGGGGTTGATCATGTAGGGCTTCTCCGTCTTGCGGGCCACCACGTAGGGCTTTCCGGTGATTCGGGAAAGGGCATGGGCCAAGGGAACCGCTTTGACCTCAGGGGTGACCAGGGTTTCCGCCTCGGGGGGCAGGCGCTTGGCCAGCTCCTCCGCGGCGACCTCGGTGAGCTCGGTGTCGCCCAGGAGGTTCAAGAGGGCCACGGCCACGTCGGGTCCCACCTGAACGATGGGGAGCTCGCGCTTGACCCCAGCGATCTCCACAGGGTAGGTTCTCACGCCGCTAGTCTATACTTAAGCCATGCTGGGCGCCAAGATTGAGACTCTGGGCGTGGACCCCCAGAACGGCAGCGTGGTGGTCCTGCTCAGGACGGAAAACGAGAAGCTTCTTCCCATCGTGATCGGCCCCCTGGAGGGCCACCACATCATGGTGGCCCTCCAGGGGGAAAAACCCCCCCGCCCCCTCACCCCAGACCTCCTCCTCTCCGTAATGGAGATGCTCCAGGCCAGGCTGAACCGGGTGGAGATCATCGACCTCAAAGAGGGCACCTTCTACGCCCGCCTCATCCTGGAACACCGAGGCATTGAGCTGGAAGTGGACGCCCGCCCCTCGGACGCCATGGCCCTGGCCCTGAGGGCCAAGGCCCCCATCCTGGTCGCCGAGGAGGTGGTGGAGCGGGCAGGGGTGGAGGAGGCCAGCCTCAAGCCCCAGGGAGCTGCGGAGGCCTAGCCACCCATGACGTGGACGTGCACGTGGAAGACCTCCTGCCCCCCCTTCTCCCCCACGTGCACCTGGAGCTTGTACCCCTCTAGGCCCAAGACCCGCGCCACCCGGTTGGCGGTGCGGAAAAGGGCCCCCAGCTTCCCCTCCCCTTCCTCGTCGTCGGGGTAGTCGGAGAGCTTGGCGATGTGCTCCTTGGGCACCACCAGGACGTGGACTGGGGCCTTAGGCCGGATGTCGTGGAAGGCCACGAAGCCCCCGTCCTCGTAGACCTTCCTTGAAGGAAGCTCCCCGGCGATGATGCGGCAGAAGACGCAGTCCATGGGGCCATTCTAGCGGGAAAGGGGCAGGTTGGGGGAGGCCGCCTCCTTAACCCCCACCACCCGCCCGAGAAGGGTGTACCCCTCTACCCCCCGCACCTGGGCCAGAACGGTCTCCCCGGGGAGGGCCTCCCCCTCGAGGCGGGCCTCGTAGTAGTCCGGGGTGTGGCCCAGGAGGAGCCCCCCTTGCCGCCGCTCCACCAAGACCTCCACCTGGCTTCCCAGCTTGGGCCTTATCCTCTCCTCCGCCAGGCGCTGGGCTAAGGCGATGAGCTCTCGGATGCGGCGCTTCCTCACCTCCACGGGCACCTGGGGCATGGAGGCGGCCCGGGTCTTGGGCCTAGGGGTATAGGTGAAGGCGTGGACCCGGGTGGGCCTGAGCTCCTCCAGGAAGGCCAGGGTCTCCCCATGCTCCTCCTCGGTCTCCGTGGGCAGGCCCGCGATGACGTCCGTGGTGAGGGCGAAGCCGGGGATGAGCCCGTAGGCCCTTTGGACCAGGGCGCGGTAGTAGGCCTTGTCGTAGCGGCGGCCCATGAGCCTGAGGAGGCGGTCCGAGCCCGTCTGCAGGGAGAGGTGAAGGTGGGGGCGCACCCCGGGGGCGTAGCGGGCGATGACCCGAAGGAGCTCCTCCCCCGTGTCCTCGGGCTCAATGGAGGAGAGGCGCACCTTGGCCCCCAGGTGGTAGAGGTCCTCCACCAGGCCCGCAAGGCCCCGGGGGTGCCCCCGGTAGCTCCCCAGGCGCACCCCGGTGAGGACGATCTCCCGGATGCCCAGGCGGAGGAGGGCCTCGGCCTCGGCCAGGGCTTCCCGGTGGTCCCGGTGCCTTTCCTTACCCCTAAGCCGGGGAATGATGCAGTAAGCGCACCCCACCTGGCACCCGTCCTGGACCTTGAGGAAGGCCCGGACCCGGCTATTTAAAAGCCCCCTTTCCCCCGCCCCCCAGAACTCGTTGGGGGGAGTGGTGATGGGGTCCGAGGGCAGGCCAAAGTGCTCCAAGATCACCCGGGGAAGCTCGGCCTTGCGGGCGTTGGGGACCACGGCGTCCGCCCCCAGGGCCTTCACCTCCTCCGGGGAAAGCTCGGCGTAGCACCCCGTGACCACGATGAAGGCCTTTGGGTTATACCGCCTGGCCCGGCGGATCTCCTTGCGGGCGTCGGCCTCGGCGGTGGTGGTCACGGCGCAAGTATTGATGACCACAAGATCGGCCCCTTCCTCTGGGGGCACCACCTGAGGGTCCAAGGCCTTGAGGAAGCCCAGGAGGGCCTCGGTCTCCACCTGGTTCACCTTGCACCCCAGGGTGCGAAAGGCCGCCCGCATCCCTCCCATTCTGGTAGGCTTAGGGAGCCCCGTCAATGTGAGCACCCCCACTTGTCCTAAAAGCCCAAGGGGTTGTAGCATTGGTTTTGCCAACCCCAAGATCTGGGGGAACGGGAGGTCATTATGGAATGTTCTTTTTTTGACGAACACGCCCAGGCCATCGCCAAGAGGCAGTACCTCCAGCCCGGGGACGGGGACATCCTGGGCATGTTCCGCCGGGTGGCCCGGGAGATCGCCAAACCCGAGAAGCCCGGGGAAAGGGCTTTCTGGGAGGAGAAGTTCTACGAGCTCATGGCCTCTAAGCGCTTCTCCCCCGGCGGGCGCATCCTGGCGGGGGCGGGCACAGCCCACGGCAACCTCCTCAACTGCTTCGTCCAAGGGGCCACGGAAAACCCTCCGGAGAGCTTCGAGGGCATCATGGAGGTGGCCAAAAAGCTGGCCCTGGTCACCAAGGTGGGGGGCGGAAACGGGGTGAACCTGGACCCCTACCGCTCCAAAGGGAGCCGAAGGCGCCGGCCCGTGCAGGGAGTGGCCTACCTCTCCGCCCAGCACAAGGACCTCGAGGACTTCCTCCGCGGCCTCATGCGCCCCCCCACCAACCCCGAGGGGGAAAAGGAAGAGATCGCCCTCAAGAACTTCACCCGGGTGGTCTATGGCCCCCTTTCCCCGGAGATGCGGGCCCTGGCGGAGCGCCACGGGGTCCTCGTGGTGAAGGAGCCCCCAGAGGAGCGCATCCTGGTCCCCGACGACATGGGGGGGATCGTGGAGGCGGCCAGGGAGGCCGCAGACCTGGCCCGCAAGGGCCTCACCGCCCACGTGGACTTCTCCCTCCTAAGGCCCGAAGGGGCCCCCATCCGGGGAAGCGGAGGGACGAGCTCCGGCCCGGTAAGCTTCCTCTACGAGATCTTTGACCACTTCCTGGAGTGGGCGGCCCTGGGGGCAGAGGAGGCGGGCCCGGTGGCCACCCTGCGCTACGTCTACGCTCCGGTGCTCCGGGTGGTGAGGCAGGGAGGCACAAGGCGTGGTGCGGGGATGGCCACCCTGGCCATCGACCACCCCGACCTCCTGGACTTCCTCACCGCCAAGGACCTGGACCGGGAGAAGGCCGAGGGGGACATCTCCACCTTTAACATCTCTGTCCTGGTCACCGAAGCCTTCATGCGGGCCCTGGAAGGGGATGAGCTCTGGCCCGTGACCCCCGTGGAGGTCCCCGGCAAGTACTACCCCTATCCCCTGGAGAGCCCCTATACCGGAAAGATCCCCAAGCTCCCGGAGAGAGAGGACGGGGCCAAGCCCATCCCCCTCTACGGGGGCAGGGTGCCCGCCAAGTGGCTCTGGCACGAGATCGCCTGGCACGCCTGGGCCACGGGGGAGCCGGGCCTCCTCTTTGTGGACCGCATCAACGAGCTCTCGGCCTTGAAGGGGCTGGGGGAACGCTACCAGATTCGTTCCACCAACCCCTGCTTTGTGGGATCCACAAGAATCCCCACCGAACGGGGGCTCTTACCCATTGAGGAGCTCGCACGTGAAGGGGGAAGCTTCTACCTGGTCACAGACAACCGGGCTCCCTTTGGAGGCGTGGGCGCCCCTGTATCCACCCAGGGCACCGCGGTGCGGAAGGCTGTCCGGGCCTTCTTCACCGGCGTCAAGCCCGTAGTCCGCCTTCGCACCCGGGAGGGCCTCGAGGTCACCCTCACTCCAGACCACCTTCTCCTAACGCCGGAAGGCTACCGGGAAGCGGGAACGCTTAGGCCGGGCGAAAAGATCTTGGTGCAAAGCGGCGAGGGGCTCTTCCCCAAGGAGGAGAGCCTACCCGCCCCCGCTCTGGCCGTGGTCCAAGAG
The genomic region above belongs to Thermus sediminis and contains:
- a CDS encoding Nif3-like dinuclear metal center hexameric protein, which gives rise to MDRDELVRYLDAYLRLGDFPQDPSLNGLQVEGKPVVTKVGSAVDAGEAIFKRALEEGVDFLLVHHGLFWGKPFPIVGHHRRRIELLFRGGISLYAAHLPLDAHPEVGNNFVLARELGLLDLMPWDVGVKGRFPLPTPLLQVADRLGQLTGMQPLVHQGGMDRVETAIVVSGSGTGLLPKVYADLFVTGEPKHAAFHETFERGLNVIYAGHYDTETFGVKALAKHLQERFGLPWVFLDHPTGL
- the tmk gene encoding dTMP kinase — encoded protein: MAGLFLTLEGLDGAGKSTQARLLAAFLEARGLKVVLTHEPGGGLPKVRELLLGKELSPEAEYLLLSADRAEHVRQVILPSLEAGAWVVSDRYLDSSLAYQGFGRGLPLPWLLAVAREATLGLTPRLTFLLDLPPEEALGRVGGGDRLERAGLPFFRRVREGYLRLAEGEPHRFVVLDARQAVEGVARAIQAHLLPLLP
- a CDS encoding DUF192 domain-containing protein — its product is MGLPNLAPAGLARKALLLGLLTLVALGQGLTFPRSSLYVEQGGRRHLLRVEVADTPERQAQGLMFRTALAEDEGMVFLFPSPTAGGFWMKNTLIPLSIAFFDRQGMILRILDMEPCRADPCPVYYPGVVYQGALEVNQGWFRRRGLTEGARVGGEALRFWPRAWSGALSSP
- a CDS encoding DUF192 domain-containing protein, translating into MERSPFFPLAAFVLLILLSVFSLLGHLLAARRPMGPPPLTGILVETAEGPRLLRGRLARSPQAWSRGLGVREEDLEALLHLFPQATDAPFSAEGYRFPVVVAFLDGQGWVLRVVRLEPGERFSPGTAYRGVLEVREKILTLEPGDRVVGPKAP
- a CDS encoding FmdB family zinc ribbon protein — protein: MPVYVYKGLESGNYYEFEQGFHDEPLKAHPETGEPLKRVITPPAIIFKGSGWHVKDYAKKDTGKSEEGGTKE
- a CDS encoding 5-formyltetrahydrofolate cyclo-ligase; translated protein: MDKPALRRWARGVWHTLDREALAAQVLGALLPWLRKGGFGNILLYHPLPCELDLTPLVEGYPARYYLPKVGGEGLTVHPFGPLAPGPFGLLEPTTEAVDPKVLDLVLVPGLAFDREGFRLGRGRGYYDRFLASVEAATLGAVPQALLLPRLPRDPWDVPVGFLATEEGVHQARRRRTP
- a CDS encoding type I phosphoribosyltransferase; this translates as METYPVSIGGVTRHVPLIEPLPGRRIPLVEFLGDPELVRAAAQALSPLVPRETELLFTTETSPIPLTHVLAEEMGLPYVVARRRRRPYMEDPIIQEVETLTLGVGEVLWLDRRFAEKLLNQRVTLVSDVVSSGETMKAMARMVLRTGGQVVACIAAFRQGNPSLEVATVAELPVL
- a CDS encoding phosphoribosyltransferase family protein, which codes for MRTYPVEIAGVKRELPIVQVGPDVAVALLNLLGDTELTEVAAEELAKRLPPEAETLVTPEVKAVPLAHALSRITGKPYVVARKTEKPYMINPISRQVLSITTGRPQLLVLDGADLPMVRGRKVAIVDDVVSTGSTLAGLRELLESVGGQVVAVLAVFTEGTPRQDVIALGHLPLFKPE
- a CDS encoding bifunctional nuclease family protein; its protein translation is MLGAKIETLGVDPQNGSVVVLLRTENEKLLPIVIGPLEGHHIMVALQGEKPPRPLTPDLLLSVMEMLQARLNRVEIIDLKEGTFYARLILEHRGIELEVDARPSDAMALALRAKAPILVAEEVVERAGVEEASLKPQGAAEA
- a CDS encoding histidine triad nucleotide-binding protein, whose translation is MDCVFCRIIAGELPSRKVYEDGGFVAFHDIRPKAPVHVLVVPKEHIAKLSDYPDDEEGEGKLGALFRTANRVARVLGLEGYKLQVHVGEKGGQEVFHVHVHVMGG
- a CDS encoding MiaB/RimO family radical SAM methylthiotransferase, whose protein sequence is MRAAFRTLGCKVNQVETEALLGFLKALDPQVVPPEEGADLVVINTCAVTTTAEADARKEIRRARRYNPKAFIVVTGCYAELSPEEVKALGADAVVPNARKAELPRVILEHFGLPSDPITTPPNEFWGAGERGLLNSRVRAFLKVQDGCQVGCAYCIIPRLRGKERHRDHREALAEAEALLRLGIREIVLTGVRLGSYRGHPRGLAGLVEDLYHLGAKVRLSSIEPEDTGEELLRVIARYAPGVRPHLHLSLQTGSDRLLRLMGRRYDKAYYRALVQRAYGLIPGFALTTDVIAGLPTETEEEHGETLAFLEELRPTRVHAFTYTPRPKTRAASMPQVPVEVRKRRIRELIALAQRLAEERIRPKLGSQVEVLVERRQGGLLLGHTPDYYEARLEGEALPGETVLAQVRGVEGYTLLGRVVGVKEAASPNLPLSR